The Pseudomonadota bacterium genome includes a window with the following:
- a CDS encoding toxin, with translation MKYEWDSHKNEWLKAERGISFERIVFHLARGDVWKLADHPDQENYPGQKIYFVIVEEYIYLVPHVVEKEYVFLKTIIPSRKATRAYKKEQEG, from the coding sequence ATGAAATATGAATGGGACTCCCATAAAAACGAGTGGTTGAAAGCAGAAAGGGGTATATCTTTTGAGAGGATAGTTTTTCATCTGGCCCGAGGCGACGTTTGGAAGCTTGCCGATCATCCGGACCAGGAAAACTACCCCGGGCAAAAGATATACTTCGTTATTGTAGAGGAATATATTTATCTCGTTCCTCATGTGGTTGAAAAAGAATATGTTTTCCTGAAGACGATTATCCCCAGCCGCAAGGCAACCAGGGCATATAAGAAGGAACAGGAGGGTTAG
- a CDS encoding DUF2284 domain-containing protein, which yields MGTAHLNPSPEEKKFQVEIKELEGVSGSPLYYEQYEATISISSIVHGKKYREACEECHEFGKNLACPPYSPDFRGYVDDQKYARVICIRIPQERFGKHEIQENMDKECFIKARSILVKELLRHRKQGYVVAGSGSCLSCDLCVVAEGSRACKNPEKRIYSLESLGVDVSALTKTCFDFDLEWSTKEYATGFICSIGAVFMHKKEEIG from the coding sequence ATGGGAACCGCACATCTCAATCCATCACCTGAAGAAAAGAAATTTCAAGTTGAAATCAAAGAATTAGAAGGTGTATCTGGCTCACCGCTGTACTATGAACAATACGAGGCTACGATATCTATCTCTTCCATCGTCCATGGGAAGAAATACAGGGAAGCATGTGAAGAATGCCATGAGTTTGGCAAGAACCTTGCTTGTCCTCCATACAGCCCTGACTTCCGTGGATATGTAGACGACCAAAAGTATGCAAGAGTAATATGCATCAGGATACCGCAAGAGCGTTTCGGGAAACATGAAATCCAGGAGAACATGGACAAAGAATGCTTCATAAAAGCCAGAAGCATCCTGGTTAAGGAGTTATTAAGACATAGAAAACAAGGGTACGTAGTTGCCGGGTCCGGTTCATGCTTGAGTTGCGACTTATGTGTTGTAGCAGAAGGTTCCCGTGCCTGCAAGAACCCGGAAAAAAGAATCTACAGTCTCGAATCGCTGGGTGTAGACGTTTCTGCGCTGACAAAGACATGTTTTGATTTTGATCTTGAGTGGAGTACAAAGGAGTACGCTACGGGTTTTATTTGTTCGATTGGAGCGGTATTCATGCATAAAAAAGAAGAGATAGGCTAA